The Congregibacter litoralis KT71 genome contains a region encoding:
- the purL gene encoding phosphoribosylformylglycinamidine synthase, whose product MLVIPGASALSPFRQQALEHRLRERWPTVSLRRCGFVHVVDAEALDDARFSRLAALLSQAAIPDFCAVASFESGSWLYVMPRPGTISPWSSKATDIVRRCGFDEVHRVERICAYELDGVAPGTQDWDDLAIELHDQMVEATTATLPGVAALFSQLAPAESREIDVLGQGRAALETANGALGLALAEDEIDYLCDSFSGLGRNPRDVELMMFAQANSEHCRHKIFNASWTIDGEDQAKSLFAMIRNTHAASPQGVLSAYSDNAAVVEGHEASRFVPDSVSREYADKAQPVHLLMKVETHNHPTAIAPFPGAGTGVGGEIRDEGAVGRGSKPKAGLTGFSVSNLRIPGQVEPWEPDNGKPARIASALDIMLEAPIGGAAFNNEFGRPNLCGYFRSYEQRISVPGGNDTAAEVQVRGYHKPIMIAGGFGNIAAEHVDKPEFSPGAALLVLGGPAMLIGLGGGAASSMASADGQESLDFASVQRQNPEMERRCQEVIDRCWQLGEENPIAFIHDVGAGGLSNALPELVKDGGCGGLFSLRDVPCDDPGMSPLEIWCNESQERYVLAVMPEHLERFKGICARERCPVAVVGEATADKAIVVSDGHFDDTPVAMPMSVLFGKPPRMHRRDHRSSGLGAALSAAPSVEEALHRVLGLPTVASKSFLITIGDRTVTGLVARDQMVGPWQVPVADCAVSLVSYDSNKGEAMAMGERTPVALLSSPASARMAVTEAITNICAAPVARMSDIRLSANWMCAADTPGEGAALYDAVHAIGEELCPALGIAIPVGKDSMSMATRWHQDGREQTVTAPMSLVVSAFAPVGDTAETLTPMIAGDPELSLVLIDLGRNRDRVGASALAQVYGELGAEPADLDDPGDLLAFFELLRWGKARGDVIAYHDRSDGGLAVTLLEMAFAGRCGLEIVLPEGVDALRRLFSEEPGAVVQIPKSQLADWSARADDLGIGDCLHTLGYARGDEQVRFWSGDTALIDTMRGALQERWSQCSHALQRLRDNPECADEEWARISAQDPGLSMHWNPLPPKSAAPMINSGAKPRVAVLREQGVNGQVEMAAAFDRGGFTAVDVTMSDLFAGDAHLGDFAGLVACGGFSFGDVLGAGEGWAKSILFNPRLRDSFSEFFARPDSFALGVCNGCQMLSTLRELIPGTEHWPWFRRNRSEQFEARLAMVEVGTSPSMFFQGMAGSRLPIAVAHGEGRAVFANGAAQERCEAAQLVGLRYIENSGEIAERYPANPNGSPAGITGVCNESGRVTIMMPHPERVIRRRQFSWAPAEMGDDSPWLRLFQNARSAMD is encoded by the coding sequence ATGCTCGTTATTCCTGGCGCTTCGGCCTTGTCCCCCTTCCGACAGCAAGCGTTGGAGCACCGTTTACGGGAGCGATGGCCAACGGTCAGCCTCCGGCGCTGTGGCTTTGTCCATGTCGTGGACGCGGAAGCCCTCGACGACGCGCGTTTCTCCCGTCTGGCGGCCTTGCTCAGCCAGGCAGCAATCCCGGATTTTTGCGCGGTGGCGTCTTTTGAGTCGGGCAGCTGGCTGTATGTCATGCCGCGTCCCGGGACCATCTCCCCCTGGTCAAGCAAAGCGACAGATATCGTGCGCCGCTGCGGCTTTGATGAAGTTCATCGCGTCGAGCGGATCTGTGCTTATGAGCTCGACGGTGTCGCGCCGGGGACGCAGGATTGGGATGATCTTGCGATCGAGCTCCATGATCAGATGGTGGAAGCGACTACCGCTACCCTCCCGGGCGTAGCAGCACTGTTTTCCCAGCTTGCACCGGCAGAAAGCCGGGAGATCGATGTACTCGGTCAGGGGCGGGCGGCGCTGGAAACCGCCAACGGTGCTCTGGGACTGGCCCTGGCGGAAGACGAAATTGACTATCTCTGCGACAGCTTTTCCGGTCTGGGACGTAACCCCCGGGACGTCGAGCTCATGATGTTTGCCCAGGCTAACTCCGAGCATTGTCGCCACAAGATTTTTAATGCCAGCTGGACGATTGACGGCGAGGATCAGGCCAAAAGCCTGTTTGCGATGATCCGTAATACCCATGCGGCCAGCCCCCAGGGGGTGTTGTCTGCCTACTCCGACAATGCCGCGGTGGTGGAGGGTCACGAGGCAAGCCGTTTTGTCCCCGACAGTGTTTCCCGGGAGTACGCTGACAAGGCGCAGCCCGTGCATTTGCTGATGAAAGTGGAGACGCATAATCACCCCACGGCCATCGCGCCATTTCCCGGTGCAGGGACCGGCGTGGGGGGCGAGATTCGCGACGAAGGTGCTGTGGGTCGCGGGTCCAAACCCAAGGCAGGCTTAACCGGTTTTAGCGTATCTAATCTTCGCATTCCGGGACAGGTGGAGCCCTGGGAGCCGGACAATGGCAAGCCCGCGCGCATCGCATCTGCCCTGGACATCATGCTCGAAGCACCCATAGGCGGTGCCGCCTTCAACAACGAATTTGGTCGGCCCAACCTCTGCGGATATTTTCGCAGCTACGAGCAGCGAATCTCCGTACCCGGTGGTAACGATACCGCGGCGGAAGTTCAAGTGCGCGGGTATCACAAGCCCATCATGATCGCCGGCGGCTTTGGCAATATCGCTGCCGAGCATGTCGACAAACCGGAGTTTTCCCCCGGGGCTGCGCTGCTGGTGCTCGGCGGCCCAGCCATGCTCATCGGGCTGGGGGGGGGAGCAGCGTCGAGCATGGCGAGCGCCGACGGTCAGGAGTCCCTGGATTTTGCCTCGGTACAGCGTCAGAACCCCGAAATGGAGCGACGCTGTCAGGAGGTTATCGATCGCTGCTGGCAGCTTGGCGAAGAGAACCCCATCGCCTTCATTCACGACGTTGGCGCAGGAGGCTTATCCAACGCGCTCCCCGAGTTGGTCAAAGATGGCGGCTGCGGCGGTCTGTTCTCCCTGCGGGATGTGCCCTGCGATGACCCGGGTATGTCGCCCCTGGAAATCTGGTGCAATGAAAGCCAGGAGCGTTACGTACTGGCCGTCATGCCGGAGCACCTGGAGCGGTTCAAGGGTATCTGCGCGCGGGAGCGCTGCCCCGTCGCCGTGGTAGGAGAAGCCACCGCTGACAAGGCTATTGTTGTCAGCGACGGGCACTTTGATGACACCCCGGTGGCCATGCCCATGTCGGTTTTGTTCGGCAAGCCGCCACGTATGCATCGCAGGGACCATCGTTCGTCGGGGCTTGGCGCAGCACTGAGCGCCGCGCCGTCGGTCGAAGAAGCCTTGCATCGGGTGTTGGGTCTGCCCACCGTCGCCAGTAAAAGCTTTTTGATCACCATCGGTGATCGTACGGTCACAGGGCTGGTGGCCCGGGATCAAATGGTGGGTCCCTGGCAGGTGCCGGTAGCGGATTGTGCCGTATCCCTCGTGAGCTATGACTCGAACAAGGGAGAGGCCATGGCCATGGGAGAGCGCACGCCTGTTGCCCTCTTGAGCAGTCCCGCCTCCGCCCGAATGGCCGTTACCGAGGCCATAACGAATATCTGCGCGGCGCCCGTGGCGCGCATGAGCGACATTCGCCTGTCCGCTAACTGGATGTGTGCGGCGGACACCCCCGGTGAGGGCGCGGCGCTGTATGACGCCGTCCACGCTATCGGCGAGGAGCTGTGTCCTGCCCTGGGTATTGCGATCCCTGTGGGCAAAGACTCCATGTCCATGGCGACACGCTGGCATCAGGATGGCAGGGAGCAAACGGTCACGGCGCCCATGTCCCTGGTCGTGTCTGCCTTTGCACCCGTGGGTGATACCGCGGAAACACTGACGCCCATGATCGCTGGGGACCCGGAGCTGAGTCTGGTGCTTATTGATCTTGGTCGCAACCGGGATCGTGTGGGGGCATCGGCGCTGGCGCAGGTCTACGGCGAGCTTGGCGCAGAGCCGGCGGATCTTGATGACCCCGGCGACCTTCTCGCGTTTTTCGAGCTGTTGCGCTGGGGCAAGGCGCGCGGCGATGTGATTGCCTATCACGACCGCTCCGACGGCGGTCTCGCGGTCACGCTCCTCGAGATGGCCTTTGCCGGACGTTGTGGTCTGGAGATTGTATTGCCAGAGGGCGTCGATGCGCTGCGGCGATTATTTTCCGAGGAGCCCGGCGCGGTGGTGCAGATCCCCAAATCCCAGCTTGCGGACTGGTCCGCCCGTGCCGATGACCTGGGGATCGGTGACTGTCTCCACACCCTGGGCTATGCGCGCGGCGATGAGCAAGTGAGATTCTGGTCCGGCGATACGGCGCTTATCGACACGATGCGCGGTGCCCTCCAGGAGCGCTGGAGCCAGTGCAGCCACGCCCTGCAACGTCTTCGGGACAACCCCGAGTGCGCCGACGAGGAGTGGGCGCGAATCAGCGCTCAGGATCCGGGTTTGTCGATGCATTGGAATCCCCTGCCACCGAAGAGCGCTGCGCCGATGATCAACAGCGGCGCAAAACCCCGGGTGGCGGTGCTTCGCGAGCAGGGCGTGAACGGTCAGGTGGAGATGGCTGCGGCCTTTGATCGCGGCGGCTTCACGGCGGTTGATGTGACCATGAGTGATCTCTTTGCCGGGGACGCGCATCTTGGCGACTTTGCGGGTCTTGTGGCCTGTGGGGGCTTTTCCTTCGGGGATGTGTTGGGAGCGGGGGAGGGCTGGGCAAAATCCATTCTGTTTAACCCGCGTTTACGCGATAGTTTCAGCGAGTTTTTTGCCCGGCCCGACAGTTTTGCTCTGGGCGTGTGCAATGGCTGTCAGATGCTCTCAACCCTCCGGGAGTTGATACCGGGCACGGAGCACTGGCCCTGGTTCCGACGGAATCGCTCGGAGCAGTTTGAAGCCCGACTCGCCATGGTCGAGGTGGGGACGTCGCCCTCAATGTTTTTCCAGGGTATGGCCGGGTCCCGGCTGCCCATCGCCGTCGCCCACGGTGAGGGGCGCGCGGTGTTTGCGAACGGGGCCGCACAGGAGCGATGCGAGGCCGCCCAGCTCGTGGGCCTGCGCTATATCGAAAACAGCGGCGAGATAGCGGAGCGTTACCCCGCGAATCCCAATGGATCGCCCGCCGGTATCACCGGTGTGTGCAATGAGAGCGGTAGGGTAACCATCATGATGCCCCATCCCGAGCGGGTGATTCGCCGACGGCAGTTTTCCTGGGCCCCCGCTGAGATGGGTGACGATTCCCCCTGGCTTCGCCTGTTTCAGAATGCCCGGAGCGCGATGGACTAA
- the secD gene encoding protein translocase subunit SecD: MLNRYPIWKYLIVLIVVIGGALYASPNLYAPDPALQIAGESSGTMIDERLLSRATTALDDASIAHFGEIIEPGGRSALIRLEEQETQLRAQAVVSRALGDGYIIALNLAETTPDWLTGVGGQPMKLGLDLSGGVHFKLEVDTAAAIERRMEYYLNATKRSLREERIRGFVGLDGDRAVLGRFRSEDLREQARSLIADAFPELLLDRVDEEDEFLIFARMTDVTVDEIIDYSVSQNLTTLRNRVNELGVSEPLVQRQGRNRIVVELPGIQDTAEAKRILGKVANLEFRLVANADAPAAERQRFEYRSEDRQGATEYLERDVIITGERVSNAQASFDQNGRPNVQISLDSEGGTLMSRATRNNIKRRMGVLFIERKYRTRYEMDENGEEVAVKVPYDEKKLLTAPVIQSALGAQFQITGLDNPLESSELALMLRAGALAAPITFVEERTVGPSLGAENIRLGVKSVQYGLALVVLFMVLYYRVFGLCAVTALTANLVLLVAIMSLLGATLTLPGIAGIVLTVGMAVDANVLIFSRIREELGNGLSPQMAIHSGFERAVATILDANITTLIVAVILYAVGTGPVKGFAVTLSVGIITSMFTAIMGTRALVNLIYGGRRVETLAIGRIPKMGDAA; the protein is encoded by the coding sequence ATGCTCAATCGTTACCCAATTTGGAAATACCTGATCGTTCTGATCGTTGTGATTGGCGGGGCACTGTATGCATCCCCCAACCTCTATGCGCCGGATCCGGCCCTGCAAATCGCCGGGGAAAGCAGCGGGACGATGATCGACGAGCGATTGTTGAGCCGGGCGACCACTGCTCTTGATGACGCGAGTATTGCGCATTTCGGCGAGATCATCGAGCCCGGCGGGCGCAGTGCATTAATCCGCCTGGAGGAGCAGGAAACCCAGTTGCGGGCCCAGGCCGTCGTATCCCGAGCCCTGGGTGACGGCTACATTATTGCCCTCAACCTGGCAGAGACCACCCCCGATTGGCTTACGGGTGTGGGAGGCCAACCCATGAAACTGGGACTGGACCTGTCGGGAGGCGTGCACTTCAAGCTGGAAGTGGACACCGCCGCGGCCATCGAGAGGCGCATGGAGTACTACCTCAACGCTACCAAGCGCTCCCTTCGTGAAGAGCGTATCCGCGGTTTTGTGGGACTCGATGGAGACCGAGCTGTGCTCGGGCGTTTCCGCAGCGAAGATCTTCGGGAGCAGGCGCGCAGCCTCATCGCCGACGCCTTTCCCGAGCTCCTTCTGGATCGTGTGGATGAGGAAGATGAGTTCCTGATTTTCGCCCGCATGACCGATGTCACCGTCGACGAAATTATTGACTACTCCGTCAGCCAAAACCTGACGACCCTGCGCAACCGCGTCAACGAGCTGGGCGTGTCCGAGCCCCTGGTGCAGCGTCAGGGCCGGAACCGCATCGTCGTGGAGCTCCCCGGCATCCAGGACACGGCGGAAGCCAAGCGGATCCTCGGCAAGGTCGCCAACCTGGAATTCCGCCTCGTGGCCAACGCCGACGCGCCTGCGGCGGAGCGCCAGCGTTTTGAGTACCGCAGTGAGGATCGCCAGGGCGCCACAGAATATCTGGAGCGCGATGTCATTATCACGGGAGAGCGCGTCTCCAACGCGCAGGCGAGCTTTGATCAGAACGGTCGCCCCAATGTGCAGATCAGCCTCGACAGCGAGGGTGGCACTCTCATGTCCCGGGCGACGCGGAACAATATCAAGCGTCGCATGGGTGTGCTGTTCATCGAGCGCAAGTACCGCACCCGCTACGAAATGGATGAGAACGGTGAAGAAGTCGCCGTAAAAGTTCCCTACGACGAAAAGAAACTGCTGACGGCGCCGGTCATTCAGAGTGCCCTGGGAGCCCAGTTTCAGATTACGGGACTGGATAATCCCCTGGAGTCATCAGAGCTTGCGCTGATGCTGCGGGCAGGCGCCCTGGCCGCGCCTATCACTTTTGTGGAAGAGCGCACCGTGGGCCCGTCCCTGGGCGCCGAAAATATTCGTCTGGGTGTAAAGTCCGTGCAATACGGACTCGCCCTGGTGGTGCTGTTTATGGTCCTTTACTACCGCGTGTTCGGACTCTGCGCCGTGACCGCGCTGACCGCGAACCTGGTGTTGCTGGTAGCGATTATGTCACTGCTGGGCGCAACCCTGACCCTGCCGGGCATCGCCGGTATTGTGCTGACCGTCGGTATGGCGGTGGACGCCAACGTACTGATTTTCTCGAGGATCCGGGAGGAACTGGGTAATGGCCTGTCTCCCCAGATGGCGATCCACTCGGGTTTTGAACGGGCGGTGGCTACGATTCTTGACGCAAATATCACGACCCTGATTGTTGCTGTGATCCTCTATGCCGTGGGCACCGGTCCCGTGAAGGGCTTTGCCGTCACGCTGTCCGTGGGCATCATTACTTCCATGTTTACCGCCATCATGGGAACCCGAGCGCTGGTCAACCTGATCTACGGGGGACGACGCGTCGAGACCCTGGCAATTGGCCGTATACCCAAGATGGGAGATGCAGCATGA
- the secF gene encoding protein translocase subunit SecF codes for MKIINFMGKRRLAAAFSVLLILTALGSLAVKQLNWGLDFTGGTLVEVHYADSADLNAIRSTLADGGYAGAIVVSFGTDRDVLIRLPDGYSDAQGTEMLETLQGASGVNVELRRIEFVGPQVGDELREQGGLAMLLALGLVMLYIAFRFQFKFAVGAVVALIHDVIITLGFFSIIGLEFDLTVLAALLAVIGYSLNDTIVVSDRIRENFRKLRKAEPLEVVNISLSETLGRTLVTSLTTLLVLLSLAVFGGEMINGFAIALLVGVMIGTYSSIYVASNVLLSMGVSKEDLMIPIKEGAEQDDLMP; via the coding sequence ATGAAAATCATTAACTTCATGGGAAAACGGCGCCTGGCAGCGGCGTTTTCGGTGCTCCTGATACTCACTGCCCTGGGTTCCCTGGCGGTGAAGCAACTCAATTGGGGGCTGGATTTCACCGGCGGGACGCTGGTTGAAGTGCATTACGCGGACTCCGCGGACCTCAATGCCATCCGTAGCACTCTCGCGGATGGGGGCTATGCGGGTGCCATTGTCGTGAGTTTTGGTACGGATAGGGATGTGCTCATCCGACTCCCCGATGGTTACTCCGATGCCCAGGGTACGGAAATGCTGGAAACCCTCCAGGGAGCTTCCGGGGTGAACGTGGAACTGCGGCGTATCGAGTTTGTAGGGCCCCAGGTGGGCGATGAATTGCGGGAGCAGGGCGGTCTCGCCATGCTTCTGGCGCTGGGGCTGGTGATGCTCTACATCGCCTTTCGTTTCCAGTTCAAATTTGCCGTGGGGGCCGTGGTGGCGCTTATCCACGACGTGATTATCACCCTGGGGTTCTTCTCCATCATTGGTCTGGAGTTCGATCTGACGGTGCTGGCAGCCCTCCTGGCGGTGATCGGCTACTCCCTGAACGACACCATCGTGGTGTCGGATCGTATTCGCGAGAACTTCCGAAAGCTGCGTAAGGCGGAGCCTCTCGAGGTGGTCAACATTTCCCTGAGCGAAACCCTGGGTCGAACCCTGGTAACGTCCTTAACGACTTTGCTGGTATTGCTGTCTCTTGCCGTGTTCGGTGGCGAGATGATCAACGGCTTTGCCATTGCACTCCTTGTCGGCGTCATGATCGGAACCTACTCGTCGATCTATGTGGCGTCGAACGTGCTCCTGAGCATGGGCGTGAGCAAGGAAGACCTCATGATTCCCATCAAGGAGGGGGCAGAGCAGGACGACCTCATGCCCTGA
- a CDS encoding inositol monophosphatase family protein has translation MEPMTNIALRAARKAGELIVRASDDLERVGVRKKSANDFVSDIDELAEQEIVRQLQRAYPDHAFLGEESGRSGPENADYLWIIDPLDGTTNFIRGIPHYAVSIGCIYQGKLEHAVIVDPVRREEFTASRGRGAQLNGHRIRVSKLASLESALLGTGIPFKGHHDAHLPAYAEGLAVLAGQCAGIRRGGAASLDLAYVAAGRLDAFWEKGLSPWDMAAGALLVREAGGLVSDFDGSENFMDTGDIVCGNPKCFKAVLQATKNLRG, from the coding sequence ATGGAACCGATGACTAACATCGCATTACGCGCCGCGCGCAAAGCCGGAGAACTCATCGTGCGTGCCTCTGATGATCTCGAGCGGGTGGGTGTGCGCAAGAAAAGCGCCAATGACTTTGTATCGGATATTGACGAATTGGCGGAGCAGGAGATTGTCCGACAATTACAGCGCGCTTATCCCGATCACGCCTTTCTCGGCGAAGAGTCCGGCCGCAGCGGTCCGGAGAACGCGGACTACCTCTGGATCATTGACCCCCTGGATGGGACCACCAACTTTATCCGCGGCATCCCCCACTACGCGGTGTCCATCGGCTGTATCTATCAGGGCAAGCTGGAGCATGCGGTGATCGTTGACCCGGTACGACGGGAGGAGTTCACCGCATCCCGGGGCCGGGGCGCCCAGTTAAACGGGCACCGTATTCGCGTGAGCAAACTGGCCTCCCTTGAGAGTGCGCTGCTCGGCACGGGCATTCCCTTCAAGGGTCATCATGACGCCCATCTGCCCGCTTATGCTGAGGGTCTGGCGGTGCTGGCGGGTCAGTGTGCCGGTATTCGCCGCGGCGGCGCGGCGTCTCTGGATCTGGCCTATGTCGCGGCCGGACGTCTGGACGCCTTCTGGGAAAAAGGCCTGTCTCCCTGGGATATGGCAGCAGGCGCCCTGCTGGTGCGCGAGGCCGGCGGCCTGGTATCAGACTTCGACGGCTCCGAAAACTTCATGGATACCGGCGATATCGTCTGCGGCAACCCCAAGTGCTTTAAAGCGGTGCTGCAGGCGACAAAAAACCTGCGCGGCTAG